A single genomic interval of Fibrobacter sp. UWB4 harbors:
- a CDS encoding 6-carboxyhexanoate--CoA ligase, protein MDYYSLKMRASQHIGEGEGAHEQHISGAERIVTRDSVEAVCSAMVRRAMTHSKGDPDFINVKIEKVNENDIQILKALPVTRIDVESAEQGLDKAFDLIAPLMSSENATDSAKNLKELRIKLQALLRETFPMRGAMLYDIATGERLEPDHERGVRATYMDALHSSEVDGCKNHFNEAIVLATKVANAPGMVAEFCVSDDPNYVTGYVASKELGYIRIMKMKKMGDENGGRIFLFDSRKAKAKDCIEYLQKKKVLVD, encoded by the coding sequence ATGGACTACTACAGTTTAAAGATGCGCGCATCACAGCATATCGGCGAAGGTGAGGGCGCACACGAACAACACATATCCGGCGCCGAACGAATTGTAACGAGAGACTCCGTAGAAGCGGTATGTTCAGCAATGGTTCGCCGTGCAATGACACATTCCAAAGGCGACCCGGACTTTATAAACGTCAAGATTGAAAAAGTAAACGAAAACGATATCCAGATTTTAAAGGCGCTCCCCGTGACACGCATAGATGTCGAAAGCGCAGAACAGGGACTGGACAAGGCTTTTGATTTAATCGCACCGCTGATGAGTTCCGAAAACGCGACCGATTCCGCGAAAAATCTCAAGGAACTGCGTATAAAATTGCAGGCACTCTTGCGCGAGACATTCCCTATGCGAGGAGCGATGCTCTATGACATAGCGACCGGCGAGCGCCTCGAGCCCGACCACGAACGCGGTGTACGCGCGACATACATGGACGCACTCCATTCAAGCGAAGTCGATGGCTGCAAAAATCACTTTAACGAAGCCATCGTGCTTGCGACCAAAGTTGCAAATGCCCCGGGAATGGTCGCAGAATTTTGCGTGAGCGACGACCCGAATTATGTAACAGGCTATGTCGCAAGTAAGGAACTCGGCTATATACGCATTATGAAGATGAAGAAAATGGGCGACGAAAACGGAGGCCGCATTTTCTTGTTCGATTCACGAAAGGCAAAAGCGAAAGACTGCATTGAATACTTGCAAAAGAAAAAAGTATTAGTGGATTAG
- the carA gene encoding glutamine-hydrolyzing carbamoyl-phosphate synthase small subunit, producing the protein MNEKFQWKAKRERKAFIALADGAVFHGYAFGEKKDTVGEAVFNTGMAGYKQILTDPSYAGQFVVFTTAEVGAYATNFEKSESRQVFLNGIVVNSLDWVSKELNEESLHDYMLAQKKAGIAGVDTRALTLHLRTHGAQKAYLHVEDTEMTEAEAIAKAKAWEGLDGQDYASKVSDPNGYEFNNEGKYHIVALDFGIKTNILRNLVAQDMRITVMPIGTSYEKIMEQKPDGVFLSNGPADPNSLPQVYNMVKQLLGKIPLMGICLGNQLLGLALGAKVSKLKFGHHGCNHPVKNLLTGAVEITSQNHNYAIDETSLPADVEVTHINLNDNTVEGIRHKKFPAFSVQYHPESAPGPNDSMYLFEEFKKMIEDFKGGKNA; encoded by the coding sequence ATGAACGAAAAATTTCAATGGAAAGCAAAGCGCGAGCGCAAGGCTTTTATAGCCTTGGCTGACGGAGCCGTATTCCACGGTTACGCCTTTGGCGAAAAGAAAGACACCGTAGGCGAAGCCGTGTTCAATACTGGTATGGCTGGCTACAAGCAGATTTTGACCGACCCGTCTTACGCCGGTCAGTTCGTGGTTTTCACCACGGCCGAAGTTGGCGCTTACGCTACGAACTTTGAAAAGTCCGAATCTCGCCAGGTTTTCTTGAACGGCATTGTCGTGAACTCCCTCGACTGGGTTTCCAAGGAACTGAACGAAGAATCGCTTCATGATTATATGCTCGCCCAGAAGAAGGCTGGCATTGCAGGCGTCGATACTCGCGCCCTCACGCTCCACCTCCGCACCCACGGTGCCCAGAAGGCTTACCTCCACGTCGAAGACACGGAAATGACCGAAGCTGAAGCAATCGCAAAGGCGAAAGCTTGGGAAGGCCTCGACGGTCAGGACTACGCGAGCAAGGTCTCCGACCCGAACGGCTACGAATTCAACAACGAAGGCAAGTACCATATCGTTGCTCTCGATTTCGGTATCAAGACGAACATCTTGAGAAACCTCGTCGCTCAGGACATGCGCATCACGGTCATGCCGATTGGCACGAGCTACGAAAAGATCATGGAACAGAAGCCGGATGGCGTATTCCTCTCCAACGGCCCTGCCGACCCGAACAGCCTCCCGCAGGTTTACAACATGGTCAAGCAGCTCCTCGGCAAGATTCCACTCATGGGCATCTGCCTGGGTAACCAGCTCCTCGGCCTTGCTCTCGGTGCTAAAGTTTCCAAGCTCAAGTTCGGCCACCACGGCTGCAACCATCCGGTCAAGAACCTCTTGACGGGCGCTGTCGAAATCACGTCGCAGAACCACAACTACGCCATTGACGAAACATCTCTCCCCGCCGATGTCGAAGTCACGCACATCAACCTGAACGACAACACGGTCGAAGGCATCCGCCACAAAAAGTTCCCGGCATTCAGCGTGCAGTACCATCCGGAATCTGCCCCGGGTCCGAACGATTCCATGTACTTGTTTGAAGAATTTAAGAAGATGATTGAAGATTTCAAGGGAGGCAAGAATGCCTAA
- the carB gene encoding carbamoyl-phosphate synthase large subunit: MPKRTDIKKIMLIGSGPIVIGQGCEFDYSGVQACKVLRREGYEVVLVNSNPATIMTDPEMADRTYIEPLSVDILHEIIRRERPDALLPTLGGQTALNLAMELNERGILDRYQVELIGAKAESIQRAEDRHLFKEAMLKIGLDLPRSGSAHSMSEATAIAHTIGSWPLIIRPGFTLGGTGGGIAHNEEEFETIVNRGLDASLNNEVLIEESLLGWKEFEMEVMRDKKGNAVIVCSIENLDPMGVHTGDSITVAPIQSLDDRAYQAMRDDSLKVMEAIGVETGGSNVQWAIEPKTGRRIIIEMNPRVSRSSALASKATGFPIAKIAALLAVGYTLDELRNDITQTTPSCFEPALDYVVVKVPRFTFEKFPKADSTLGTQMKSVGEAMAIGTNFKQAMQKALRSLETGFGGFGACAKCEKFKEYDDETLAKEVARPSAERIFVVYEAFRRGWDIEKLYDVTRIDRYFLRHLEELACFEDEITAAGSLENLAKDKALFRQAKEFGFSDIQIGYLFHKTPEEVMAVRKQIGLIPSYYSVDTCAGEFEAITPYYYSCYADNTEPVREIPGHQSKKRIMVLGGGPNRIGQGIEFDYCCCHAAFTLRKHGFEVIMVNSNPETVSTDYDTSDKLYFEPLTLEDVMGIYEREKCAGVIVQFGGQTPLNLAMRLKKAGANVIGTSPEDIDLAEDRDFFKQLVTKIGIKQAESGIAHNVEEALAIVDKIGYPVLVRPSFVLGGRGMVIVYKEKYLRKFVEEAAAIGEGKPILIDRFLEDATELDVDCISDGKHTVIGAIMEHVEPAGIHSGDSASVIPPMTLSKEIQDKVREFAKEFAKELHVVGLMNMQLAVKDGELYMIEVNPRASRTVPFVSKSIGVPLASYATRCMTGESLEQIGFTEEVRVPYVSVKEAVFPFVKFPGVDITLSPEMKSTGEVMSLDRDRGLAYLKSQLASGNKVPSQGNIFVSLKDEDKQKAVPLIRQLVNLGYELYATRGTSTMLYNEGIKTRAVFRISRGRPNLLDLIHDKEVQWIVNTTETGAEAMVDEIQMRSKAVVSGIPITTTIAALTSTVEGLMDKHDFGRFEVCSLQEYHRHVKK, translated from the coding sequence ATGCCTAAGCGTACCGACATCAAGAAGATTATGCTCATTGGTTCTGGCCCGATTGTGATTGGCCAGGGCTGCGAATTCGACTACTCCGGCGTACAGGCCTGTAAGGTGCTTCGTCGTGAAGGTTACGAAGTGGTGCTCGTGAACTCCAACCCAGCAACCATCATGACCGACCCGGAAATGGCTGACCGCACCTACATCGAACCGCTGAGCGTCGATATTTTGCACGAAATTATCCGTCGCGAACGCCCCGATGCATTGCTCCCCACACTCGGTGGCCAGACCGCTTTGAACCTCGCCATGGAACTCAACGAACGCGGTATTCTCGACCGCTACCAGGTGGAACTCATTGGTGCTAAAGCCGAATCCATCCAGCGCGCCGAAGACCGTCACTTGTTCAAGGAAGCCATGCTCAAGATTGGGCTTGACCTCCCCCGTTCCGGTTCCGCACACTCCATGAGCGAAGCAACCGCTATCGCCCACACCATCGGAAGCTGGCCCTTGATCATCCGTCCGGGCTTTACGCTTGGTGGTACTGGTGGCGGTATCGCCCACAACGAAGAAGAATTCGAAACCATCGTGAACCGCGGCTTGGACGCCTCGCTCAACAACGAAGTGCTTATCGAAGAATCGCTGCTTGGCTGGAAAGAATTCGAAATGGAAGTCATGCGCGATAAGAAGGGCAATGCCGTTATCGTGTGCTCCATTGAAAACCTCGACCCGATGGGCGTTCACACGGGTGACTCCATCACGGTCGCTCCGATCCAGAGCCTTGATGACCGCGCTTACCAGGCTATGCGTGATGACTCCTTGAAGGTCATGGAAGCCATCGGCGTAGAAACCGGTGGTTCTAACGTGCAGTGGGCTATCGAACCGAAGACCGGCCGCCGCATCATCATCGAAATGAACCCGCGTGTGTCCCGTTCTTCCGCTCTTGCCTCCAAGGCAACGGGCTTCCCCATCGCAAAGATTGCAGCTCTCCTCGCCGTGGGCTACACACTCGACGAACTCCGCAATGACATTACGCAAACGACTCCGAGCTGCTTCGAACCGGCTCTCGACTACGTCGTCGTGAAGGTTCCGCGCTTCACCTTCGAAAAGTTCCCGAAGGCCGATTCCACGCTGGGCACCCAGATGAAGTCTGTAGGCGAAGCGATGGCCATCGGTACCAACTTCAAGCAGGCCATGCAGAAGGCTCTCCGCTCTCTCGAAACGGGATTCGGCGGATTCGGTGCTTGCGCCAAGTGCGAAAAGTTCAAGGAATACGACGACGAAACGCTCGCCAAGGAAGTCGCCCGCCCGAGTGCAGAACGCATCTTCGTGGTCTACGAAGCATTCCGTCGCGGCTGGGACATCGAAAAACTTTACGATGTGACCAGAATCGACCGCTACTTCCTCCGTCACCTCGAAGAACTAGCCTGCTTCGAAGACGAAATCACAGCAGCCGGTTCTCTCGAAAACCTCGCCAAGGATAAGGCTCTCTTCCGCCAGGCCAAGGAATTCGGCTTCAGCGATATCCAGATCGGTTACCTCTTCCACAAGACTCCGGAAGAAGTCATGGCAGTACGTAAGCAGATCGGCCTCATCCCGAGCTACTACTCCGTCGATACATGCGCCGGCGAATTCGAAGCTATCACTCCTTACTACTATAGCTGCTACGCCGACAATACCGAACCGGTCCGCGAAATTCCGGGTCACCAGAGCAAAAAACGCATTATGGTGCTCGGCGGCGGTCCGAACAGAATCGGCCAGGGCATTGAATTTGACTACTGCTGCTGCCACGCTGCATTCACGCTCCGCAAGCACGGCTTCGAAGTCATCATGGTGAACTCTAACCCCGAAACGGTTTCTACCGACTACGATACTTCGGACAAGCTCTACTTTGAACCGCTGACGCTCGAAGACGTGATGGGCATTTACGAACGCGAAAAGTGCGCGGGCGTGATTGTTCAGTTCGGTGGTCAGACTCCGCTGAACCTCGCCATGCGTCTCAAGAAGGCTGGTGCAAATGTCATCGGAACAAGCCCCGAAGACATCGACCTCGCCGAAGACCGCGACTTCTTCAAGCAACTCGTCACCAAGATTGGCATCAAGCAGGCCGAAAGCGGCATTGCACACAACGTCGAAGAAGCCCTCGCCATTGTCGATAAGATCGGTTACCCGGTTCTCGTGCGCCCGAGCTTCGTTCTCGGTGGCCGCGGCATGGTGATTGTCTACAAGGAAAAGTACCTCCGCAAGTTCGTGGAAGAAGCTGCCGCCATTGGCGAAGGCAAGCCGATCCTCATCGACCGCTTCCTCGAAGACGCCACCGAACTCGATGTTGATTGCATCAGCGACGGCAAGCACACCGTTATCGGTGCCATCATGGAACACGTGGAACCCGCAGGCATCCACTCTGGTGACTCCGCCAGCGTCATCCCGCCGATGACCCTCTCCAAAGAAATTCAGGACAAGGTCCGTGAATTCGCCAAGGAATTTGCTAAGGAACTCCACGTCGTTGGTCTCATGAACATGCAGCTCGCCGTCAAGGATGGCGAACTCTACATGATCGAAGTGAACCCGCGTGCATCCCGCACGGTGCCGTTTGTGTCCAAGTCCATCGGCGTGCCGCTTGCAAGCTATGCCACACGCTGCATGACCGGTGAATCTCTCGAACAGATTGGCTTTACCGAAGAAGTCCGCGTGCCTTACGTGAGCGTCAAGGAAGCCGTGTTCCCGTTCGTCAAGTTCCCGGGCGTCGATATCACGCTTTCTCCGGAAATGAAGTCTACCGGTGAAGTCATGAGCCTCGATCGCGACCGCGGCCTCGCCTACCTCAAGAGCCAGCTGGCTTCCGGCAACAAGGTCCCGAGCCAGGGCAACATCTTCGTCTCGCTCAAGGACGAAGACAAGCAGAAGGCAGTACCGCTTATTCGCCAGCTCGTGAACCTCGGATACGAACTGTACGCCACCCGCGGCACCTCCACCATGCTCTACAACGAAGGCATCAAGACTCGCGCCGTGTTCCGCATCTCCCGTGGCCGTCCGAACCTGCTCGACCTTATCCACGATAAGGAAGTGCAGTGGATCGTGAACACCACCGAAACCGGCGCAGAAGCCATGGTCGACGAAATCCAGATGCGCTCCAAGGCCGTTGTCTCGGGCATTCCTATCACGACGACCATCGCCGCCCTCACCTCTACCGTGGAAGGCCTCATGGACAAGCACGACTTCGGAAGATTCGAAGTATGCAGCTTGCAGGAGTACCACAGGCATGTGAAGAAGTAA
- the bioA gene encoding adenosylmethionine--8-amino-7-oxononanoate transaminase, whose amino-acid sequence MEKLLKFDNEYLWHPYAALHKGPSRFLAKAAHGTTIETADGLKLIDAVSSWWCMAHGHNAPEIVEAIQKQSEKMCHVMFGGFTHEPAIELGEKLVNFLPNGLNKIFFADSGSIAVECAAKMAVQYQYALGRPERCKLVALKGGYHGDTAGAMALSDPDGMHTLFRGIMPHHYFAERPNCRADGVWDDSDFTSMEQIVEQHKNEIAAVICEPVFQGGNGMWLYNAHYLKKLRELCNRYGILLILDEIASGFFRTGPKFAMMHTANDAKSCGENDYIKPDIMCIGKALTGGSITMAACVASEKVAETITNSKISAFMHGPTYMANPLACAAGIASLSLFESRDYATSVARIEKRLRANLEPLRSLENAADVRVLGAIGVLELKAKPTAEDIQKVIRETGVWLRPFCNYVYTMPPLITTDAELDRICEAIKLIGECKPAPVIEGDDEFHE is encoded by the coding sequence ATGGAAAAGCTTTTAAAATTTGATAACGAATATTTATGGCACCCTTATGCAGCGCTACATAAGGGGCCTTCTCGTTTTTTGGCGAAGGCTGCCCACGGAACAACAATTGAAACCGCCGACGGGCTGAAACTTATTGATGCCGTTTCGAGCTGGTGGTGCATGGCTCATGGGCATAACGCACCCGAAATTGTCGAAGCCATTCAGAAACAAAGCGAAAAAATGTGCCACGTGATGTTCGGCGGCTTCACGCACGAACCAGCAATTGAGCTGGGTGAAAAGCTGGTGAACTTTTTGCCTAACGGCCTGAACAAAATCTTTTTTGCCGATTCCGGGAGCATCGCTGTAGAATGCGCTGCCAAGATGGCCGTGCAATACCAGTATGCGCTCGGGAGGCCGGAGCGCTGCAAGTTGGTCGCACTCAAAGGCGGCTACCACGGCGATACCGCTGGCGCTATGGCACTTAGCGATCCCGATGGAATGCACACGCTTTTCCGTGGTATCATGCCGCACCATTATTTTGCAGAACGCCCCAATTGCAGGGCCGACGGCGTGTGGGACGATAGCGATTTTACATCGATGGAACAAATCGTCGAACAGCACAAAAACGAAATAGCCGCTGTAATTTGCGAACCGGTTTTTCAGGGCGGAAACGGCATGTGGCTTTACAATGCCCATTACCTTAAAAAGCTTCGCGAACTCTGCAACCGCTATGGCATCTTGCTTATTTTAGACGAAATCGCTTCGGGATTTTTCCGTACGGGTCCAAAATTCGCAATGATGCATACCGCCAATGACGCAAAAAGCTGTGGCGAGAACGACTATATCAAGCCTGACATCATGTGCATCGGCAAGGCTTTGACGGGTGGTTCAATAACGATGGCAGCCTGCGTCGCTTCCGAAAAAGTGGCCGAAACCATCACGAATAGCAAAATTTCGGCATTCATGCACGGGCCAACCTACATGGCAAACCCGCTTGCATGCGCAGCAGGCATCGCATCGCTTTCCCTGTTCGAGAGCCGCGATTACGCAACAAGCGTCGCCCGCATCGAAAAGCGCCTCCGTGCTAACCTTGAACCCCTCCGTTCACTCGAGAATGCAGCCGATGTCCGCGTACTGGGCGCCATCGGCGTCCTGGAACTCAAGGCGAAGCCCACTGCCGAAGACATCCAGAAGGTCATCCGCGAAACGGGCGTATGGCTCAGGCCGTTCTGCAATTACGTCTACACCATGCCTCCGCTCATTACGACAGATGCAGAACTGGACCGCATTTGCGAAGCGATTAAACTTATTGGAGAATGTAAGCCAGCGCCAGTTATTGAAGGCGATGACGAATTTCACGAGTAA
- the bioD gene encoding dethiobiotin synthase, whose amino-acid sequence MCNKNLSSLVSSLSSKSKGYFVTATGTDVGKTFITALLVKKWRDSGIDAGYYKAALSGAELRDGQWIAGDADYVKRIAGLPDTQEQLVSYVYKEAVSPHLAARKEGNPVELSKVAVDFNEACTRHKFVFVEGSGGIICPIRDDVDSLGNSDPNGKKIFLEDIMKTVDLPLLIVTTAALGSINACVLTVEYAKSRGLDIRGIIVNRYGESNNLEMEDDNIRMMQKLTGLEILAKVKSGASDLGVAPF is encoded by the coding sequence ATGTGTAACAAAAATCTTTCGTCTCTCGTCTCTAGTCTCTCATCTAAATCAAAAGGTTACTTCGTTACGGCTACCGGCACGGATGTCGGCAAGACTTTCATTACGGCACTCCTTGTCAAGAAATGGAGAGATTCGGGAATTGACGCCGGCTACTACAAGGCAGCTCTCAGCGGTGCAGAACTCCGCGACGGTCAATGGATTGCAGGCGATGCCGACTACGTCAAGCGCATTGCAGGACTCCCCGACACGCAAGAACAGCTGGTCAGCTATGTATACAAGGAAGCGGTATCGCCACACCTTGCCGCCCGCAAAGAAGGAAACCCGGTTGAACTTTCGAAAGTTGCCGTTGATTTCAACGAAGCATGCACCCGACACAAATTCGTCTTTGTCGAAGGTTCCGGCGGCATCATCTGTCCCATCCGCGACGATGTAGACAGCTTGGGCAACTCCGACCCGAACGGCAAAAAGATCTTTCTTGAAGACATCATGAAAACGGTCGATCTTCCGTTGCTTATAGTCACAACAGCTGCGCTAGGCTCCATCAACGCCTGCGTTCTCACAGTCGAATATGCCAAAAGCCGCGGTCTCGACATTCGCGGGATCATCGTGAACCGCTATGGCGAAAGCAATAATCTTGAAATGGAAGACGACAACATCCGCATGATGCAAAAACTCACCGGCCTCGAAATCCTTGCTAAAGTAAAATCAGGAGCCTCCGATTTAGGCGTTGCCCCCTTTTGA
- the bioF gene encoding 8-amino-7-oxononanoate synthase gives MNSKLLDDFTKDVLETAKLNNTYRTLRTMETPESSHVKIHVADAHASSEQLLLASNSYLDLANIPELKQAMAQAVLDWGTGSGGARLTTGNKTPHDELEIELAKFKGEEAAITFNTGYMANVGTISALCGKSDIIFSDALNHASIIDGIRLSRATCVVYKHNDMTDLERAIQENATNQKMLIVTDAVFSMDGDLANLPELLRIAHTYNCLLMIDEAHATGVIGRTGRGLAEHYGCEHADVTVGTLSKAIACEGGFVAGKKQLIEFLKNKSRSFIFTTAMSPAMAAGALRNLRFLESHPERVQQLQENVKFFCEALQREGLNVPQSPSAIIPVIIGDEATALNASAKLLERGYVIPAIRYPTVAKGQARLRASLMATHTHEELERAAKAIAQVIKSTNYV, from the coding sequence ATGAATAGCAAACTTCTTGACGATTTTACAAAAGATGTTTTAGAGACGGCAAAGCTCAACAACACCTACCGTACCTTGCGTACGATGGAAACCCCTGAATCATCGCATGTAAAGATTCACGTTGCCGATGCTCACGCATCAAGCGAACAACTTCTTCTCGCCTCCAACTCTTATCTCGACTTGGCCAACATCCCAGAATTAAAACAAGCGATGGCACAAGCCGTTCTTGACTGGGGAACGGGAAGCGGAGGCGCACGCCTTACGACTGGCAATAAAACACCTCACGACGAACTCGAAATCGAACTCGCAAAGTTCAAGGGCGAAGAGGCGGCAATTACATTCAACACTGGCTACATGGCAAACGTCGGGACGATTTCTGCTTTGTGCGGCAAAAGCGACATTATCTTTAGCGATGCCCTGAACCACGCAAGCATTATCGACGGCATCCGACTTTCACGCGCTACATGTGTAGTTTACAAGCACAACGACATGACAGACCTGGAGCGCGCCATCCAGGAAAATGCAACGAATCAAAAAATGCTAATCGTCACAGATGCAGTTTTCAGCATGGACGGTGACCTTGCAAACTTGCCAGAGCTTTTGCGAATTGCGCACACATACAACTGCCTCTTGATGATTGACGAAGCACACGCCACAGGCGTCATTGGGCGAACAGGACGCGGGCTTGCCGAACATTACGGATGCGAACATGCCGACGTCACCGTAGGCACCTTGAGCAAAGCCATTGCATGCGAAGGCGGTTTCGTCGCTGGAAAAAAACAACTCATTGAATTTCTGAAAAACAAGTCTCGCAGTTTCATTTTCACGACAGCGATGTCGCCGGCAATGGCCGCAGGCGCACTCAGGAACTTGCGATTCCTGGAATCACACCCGGAACGCGTTCAGCAACTGCAAGAAAACGTGAAATTTTTCTGCGAGGCTTTACAACGGGAAGGCTTAAACGTACCGCAGTCACCATCTGCAATCATTCCGGTTATCATTGGAGATGAAGCGACTGCACTCAACGCGTCCGCAAAACTTCTCGAGCGCGGCTACGTGATTCCTGCAATCCGCTACCCCACAGTAGCGAAAGGACAAGCGAGACTCCGCGCAAGCCTCATGGCCACGCACACGCACGAAGAACTCGAACGCGCAGCAAAAGCAATTGCCCAAGTTATAAAATCAACAAACTATGTGTAA